A genomic window from Punica granatum isolate Tunisia-2019 chromosome 2, ASM765513v2, whole genome shotgun sequence includes:
- the LOC116195514 gene encoding proline transporter 2-like: MESHELTGHSGRIHSGRIHIEEQLPVEETLDVEEPLDVQVPETAHQISSDSWLQAGFVLTTGLNSAFVLGYSGTIMVPLGWAPGVVGLLAAAAISLYANMLLAKLHLHGGKRHIRYRDLAGYIYGRRAYCLTWGLQYVNLFMINAGFIILGGSALKAVYVLFRDDDTMKLPYFIAITGFVCAMFAIGVPHLSALRIWLGISALLTLVYLVITFTLTLKDGINDPPRDYSIPGTRTGKIFSTIGACANLVFVYNSGMLPEIQATIRQPVVKNTMKALYFQFTIGAVPMYAVIFAGYWAYGSSTSTYLLSSVSGPDWVKTLANVTAFLQTIISLHIFASPMYEYMDTRYGIKGSALKPKNLSFRILFRGGYLTINTLMAALLPFLGDIQSLTGAISTIPLTFILANHMYLMAKNNKLNSLQKSWHWLNVCFFGLMSIAAAIAALRLIAVHSKDYNVFADL; encoded by the exons ATGGAGAGCCACGAGCTGACTGGCCACAGTGGAAGGATCCACAGTGGGAGGATCCACATCGAGGAGCAGCTCCCCGTCGAGGAGACGCTGGACGTCGAGGAGCCGCTGGACGTCCAAGTCCCTGAAACAGCTCATCAGATTAGCAGTG ACTCGTGGCTCCAAGCGGGTTTCGTCCTCACCACTGGACTAAACAGCGCTTTCGTCCTCGGATATTCCGGGACGATCATGGTCCCCCTTGGGTGGGCTCCGGGTGTTGTCGGACTGCTTGCTGCAGCAGCCATATCGCTCTACGCGAACATGCTCCTTGCGAAACTTCACTTGCATGGCGGAAAGAGGCACATCAGATACAGGGATCTCGCAGGATACATATACG GCAGGAGAGCTTATTGTCTGACATGGGGGTTGCAGTACGTAAATCTTTTCATGATCAATGCGGGCTTCATTATTTTGGGCGGTTCTGCTCTGAAG GCAGTCTATGTTCTTTTTCGGGATGACGACACCATGAAGCTCCCTTACTTCATAGCAATCACTGGATTTGTCTGTGCGATGTTTGCGATTGGCGTACCTCATTTGTCGGCCCTGAGGATTTGGCTCGGAATCTCGGCATTATTGACTTTGGTCTATCTTGTTATAACTTTTACTCTCACCTTAAAAGATG GAATCAATGATCCCCCAAGAGACTATAGTATCCCGGGAACAAGGACCGGCAAAATCTTTTCGACAATAGGTGCCTGCGCAAATCTCGTATTTGTATACAATTCCGGAATGCTCCCTGAGATACAG GCAACGATAAGGCAACCTGTTGTGAAGAACACGATGAAGGCTCTCTACTTCCAATTCACGATCGGGGCTGTACCGATGTACGCAGTTATATTCGCCGGCTATTGGGCTTACGGGTCTTCGACCTCAACCTATCTCCTCAGTAGCGTGAGCGGACCCGACTGGGTCAAGACCCTTGCAAATGTCACGGCCTTCCTGCAAACTATTATCTCCTTACAT ATATTTGCTAGCCCAATGTATGAGTACATGGACACAAGGTACGGGATCAAAGGGAGTGCTTTGAAGCCGAAGAACCTCTCATTCAGGATCCTCTTCAGGGGCGGATACCTCACGATCAACACCCTCATGGCGGCCCTCCTGCCCTTCCTCGGGGATATTCAGAGCCTCACAGGGGCAATTAGCACGATCCCCCTCACCTTCATACTTGCGAACCACATGTACCTCATGGCCAAGAATAACAAGCTTAACTCTTTACAGAAGTCATGGCATTGGCTCAACGTCTGCTTCTTCGGGCTTATGTCCATTGCTGCAGCTATCGCCGCGCTCAGGCTCATTGCTGTGCACTCCAAGGATTACAATGTCTTCGCAGATCTGTGA